Proteins from a single region of Starkeya sp. ORNL1:
- a CDS encoding SDR family oxidoreductase, whose product MSGELAIVSGAASGIGRALAIGFLAAGYEVIGLDLTPGAWTAERYRHVALDVSDTEAVAAFGAGIERLDVLVNAAGIIRRAAEFEIEVFEQVIDVNLSGTMRLCTALRPALANAEGSIINIASMLSFFGGALVPAYSSSKGGIVSLTRSLAIAWAKEGIRVNALAPGWFATPLTAALREDPKRNAAVLDRTPLGRWGQPDDLVGPALFLAGPGARFVTGVVLPVDGGYAVA is encoded by the coding sequence GTGAGCGGGGAGCTTGCCATTGTCTCCGGTGCCGCAAGCGGCATCGGCCGCGCGCTGGCCATCGGCTTCCTCGCCGCCGGCTATGAGGTGATCGGGCTCGACCTCACGCCGGGGGCCTGGACCGCGGAGCGCTACCGGCACGTCGCGCTCGATGTCAGCGACACCGAGGCGGTCGCCGCCTTCGGGGCCGGCATCGAACGTCTCGACGTGCTGGTGAATGCCGCCGGCATCATCCGCCGCGCCGCGGAATTCGAGATCGAGGTGTTCGAGCAGGTGATCGACGTCAACCTCTCCGGCACCATGCGGCTGTGCACGGCGCTGCGGCCGGCCTTGGCGAATGCGGAAGGCTCGATCATCAATATCGCCTCGATGCTGAGCTTCTTCGGCGGCGCGCTGGTGCCGGCCTATTCCTCCTCGAAAGGCGGTATCGTCTCGCTCACCCGCTCGCTCGCCATCGCCTGGGCGAAAGAGGGCATCCGGGTCAATGCGCTCGCTCCCGGCTGGTTCGCGACGCCGCTGACCGCGGCGCTGCGCGAGGATCCCAAGCGCAACGCCGCGGTGCTCGATCGCACGCCGCTCGGTCGCTGGGGCCAGCCGGACGACCTGGTCGGCCCGGCGCTGTTCCTCGCCGGACCTGGCGCCCGCTTCGTCACCGGCGTCGTGCTGCCGGTGGATGGCGGCTACGCCGTCGCGTGA
- a CDS encoding aldolase/citrate lyase family protein, protein MQNSLRANPLKQRVLDGTVCFGTMIFELSSTGLPQIIEAGGAEFVIYDLETAGLSLETVRNQIALTRGTSLVPFVRVPNLDARFVARIMDCGALGVMVPMVETGEQAAALVRATRFPPRGDRGTTSGLAHDDYKAGDAATKMAEEDGRVLTIAQIESMLGVENIDAIAATPDLDVLWLGHNDLAVSMGIAGKFEHPRFQEALDRIVAACRRHGKIAGAGARDAEAAAPFIARGFTAITIASDVQLIIGGLGREIGAARKALSTTAGEQA, encoded by the coding sequence ATGCAGAACAGCTTGCGCGCCAATCCGCTGAAGCAGCGCGTGCTCGACGGCACGGTTTGCTTCGGCACCATGATCTTCGAGTTGAGCAGCACCGGCCTGCCGCAAATCATCGAAGCCGGCGGTGCCGAGTTCGTCATCTATGATCTGGAGACCGCCGGCCTGTCGCTGGAGACGGTGCGCAACCAGATCGCGCTCACGCGCGGCACCTCGCTGGTGCCGTTCGTGCGCGTGCCCAATCTCGATGCGCGCTTCGTGGCGCGCATCATGGATTGCGGCGCGCTGGGCGTCATGGTGCCCATGGTGGAGACTGGCGAGCAGGCGGCGGCGCTGGTGCGCGCCACCCGCTTCCCGCCGCGCGGCGATCGCGGCACCACCTCGGGCCTCGCCCACGACGACTACAAGGCCGGCGATGCCGCCACCAAGATGGCGGAGGAGGATGGCCGCGTCCTCACCATCGCGCAGATCGAATCGATGCTCGGCGTCGAGAACATCGACGCCATCGCCGCGACTCCCGATCTCGACGTGCTCTGGCTCGGGCATAATGACCTCGCCGTCTCGATGGGCATTGCCGGCAAGTTCGAGCATCCGCGCTTCCAGGAGGCGCTGGACCGCATCGTCGCGGCCTGCCGCCGGCATGGCAAGATCGCCGGCGCCGGCGCGCGCGACGCCGAAGCCGCCGCGCCCTTCATCGCCCGCGGCTTTACAGCCATCACCATTGCGAGCGATGTGCAGCTCATCATAGGTGGGCTGGGGCGCGAGATCGGCGCCGCCCGCAAGGCACTCAGTACGACGGCAGGAGAACAGGCATGA
- a CDS encoding extracellular solute-binding protein yields MAIMKREELPNPARRQLGAMCGRIAAGVALAAVLVSGMDGAAKAQTSLADIEAAARKEGPMTWYVSFYGASIAEQAAAAFAKKYPGLKVNVVRATTGGTFQRLNQDLRAKNTIASVVTMSGVGDYYGILLRDKQLMEYTPQGASQIIDVAKPTIVPGYVYPMGGGIMSIAYNTKLVTPEQAPKSWADIANGTWGNKLVMGHPSFSGFDAALVVWLAQEKGWDFFKDVKKEDPLIQRSTFDAITSITSGERTVGFIPDGMVAESAQKGNPITIVYPTDGSLFIMGFTSILKDAPQPNTAKLFTEFLLSKEHAQIVIDNYYHSVIQGVSRDLAGGKKLNEIKLVPLLPSADYEAKLKKSTDEWLDIFGG; encoded by the coding sequence ATGGCCATCATGAAGCGCGAAGAATTGCCGAACCCGGCGCGGCGCCAGCTTGGCGCGATGTGCGGCAGGATCGCCGCGGGCGTGGCGCTTGCGGCCGTGCTGGTGTCCGGCATGGACGGCGCCGCCAAGGCGCAGACCAGCCTCGCCGACATCGAGGCCGCGGCCAGGAAAGAAGGCCCGATGACCTGGTATGTCAGCTTCTACGGCGCCTCGATCGCCGAGCAGGCTGCTGCCGCCTTTGCCAAGAAGTATCCGGGCCTGAAGGTCAATGTCGTGCGCGCCACCACGGGCGGCACCTTCCAGCGGCTGAACCAGGATCTGCGCGCCAAGAACACGATCGCCAGCGTCGTCACCATGAGCGGCGTCGGCGACTATTACGGGATACTGCTGCGCGACAAGCAGCTGATGGAATACACCCCGCAAGGGGCGAGCCAGATCATCGACGTCGCCAAGCCGACCATCGTGCCCGGCTATGTCTATCCGATGGGCGGCGGCATCATGTCGATCGCCTACAACACCAAGCTGGTGACGCCGGAGCAGGCGCCCAAGTCCTGGGCCGATATCGCCAACGGCACGTGGGGCAACAAGCTGGTGATGGGCCATCCCTCCTTCAGCGGCTTCGACGCGGCGCTGGTGGTCTGGCTGGCGCAGGAGAAGGGCTGGGACTTCTTCAAGGACGTCAAGAAGGAAGACCCGCTGATCCAGCGCTCGACCTTCGACGCCATTACCTCGATCACCTCCGGCGAGCGCACCGTCGGCTTCATTCCGGACGGCATGGTGGCGGAGAGCGCGCAGAAGGGCAATCCGATCACCATCGTCTATCCGACTGACGGTTCGCTGTTCATCATGGGCTTCACTTCGATCCTGAAGGATGCGCCGCAGCCGAATACGGCGAAGCTCTTCACCGAGTTCCTGCTCAGCAAGGAACACGCGCAGATCGTCATCGACAATTACTACCACTCGGTGATCCAGGGTGTGTCGCGTGATCTCGCCGGCGGCAAGAAGCTGAACGAAATCAAGCTGGTGCCGCTACTGCCGTCGGCCGACTACGAGGCCAAGCTCAAGAAGTCCACCGACGAGTGGCTGGACATCTTCGGCGGCTGA
- a CDS encoding RraA family protein, whose amino-acid sequence MSTTNDDILRRFAGLDSSTLSDVLDVSGYTGQVLAADLRLLDRTTRIIGRAVTARGEVGVTSSGISPYEIESHIGPGEVAVIATGRFKVGAVNGGMITLQYMNRGAAGMVTDGAVRDANETIGYGFPVVCGTITPTNSAGRFSIVSIGEPVKLPGLDVDFVTVTPGDYILADGDGTVVVPQAIILPIIEATERSVVIERTITQEIKGGSTREAAFAGHPRFAHIPKLRTEEKA is encoded by the coding sequence ATGAGCACCACGAACGACGACATCCTTCGCCGCTTTGCGGGGCTCGACAGCTCGACGCTGAGCGATGTGCTCGACGTCTCCGGCTATACCGGCCAGGTGCTGGCCGCCGATCTGCGCCTGCTCGACCGGACCACGCGCATCATCGGGCGCGCCGTCACGGCCCGCGGCGAGGTCGGCGTCACCTCGTCCGGCATCAGCCCCTACGAGATCGAGAGCCATATCGGCCCCGGCGAGGTCGCGGTGATCGCCACCGGCCGCTTCAAGGTCGGCGCCGTCAATGGCGGCATGATCACGCTGCAATACATGAATCGCGGCGCTGCCGGCATGGTGACGGACGGCGCCGTGCGCGATGCCAACGAGACCATCGGCTACGGCTTCCCGGTGGTGTGCGGCACCATCACCCCGACCAATTCGGCCGGCCGCTTCTCCATCGTCTCCATCGGCGAGCCGGTGAAACTGCCCGGCCTCGACGTGGATTTCGTCACGGTGACACCGGGTGACTACATCCTCGCCGACGGCGACGGCACCGTGGTGGTGCCGCAGGCGATCATTCTGCCGATCATCGAGGCGACCGAGCGCTCCGTCGTCATCGAGCGCACCATCACCCAGGAGATCAAGGGCGGCAGCACGCGCGAGGCGGCCTTCGCCGGCCATCCGCGCTTTGCCCATATTCCGAAGCTGCGCACGGAGGAGAAGGCGTGA
- a CDS encoding ABC transporter ATP-binding protein, with protein MAKLSINSVGRDYGGVTAVHDFSIGIEDGEFVSLLGPSGCGKTTMLRMIAGFMSPSRGNIVLNGETISSPERVVPPERRRMSMIFQSYAIWPNMTVWQNVAFGLELRKVPAAEMKQRIGHMLEVVHLAPYADRYPAELSGGQQQRVALARAIVVKPEVLLLDEPLSNLDANLRDEMRIEIRRMHNEFKITTVYVTHDQGEAMVASDRIVVMSGGHIEQVDTPQRIYSAPATRFVASFIGRTNFLTGTLKDGKVDFGGISVPAPLLGGVPASGGKVVVSARPHSIRLGATEPQPALPASIVAAGDIVERAYFGDHWDYAVRLSDQLVITVASEPYEAHAVGERVWLTLDAGQMSVIPET; from the coding sequence TTGGCCAAGCTCTCCATCAATTCGGTCGGCCGCGACTATGGCGGCGTCACCGCGGTGCATGACTTCTCCATCGGCATCGAGGACGGCGAGTTCGTCTCGCTGCTCGGCCCGTCGGGCTGCGGCAAGACCACCATGCTGCGCATGATCGCCGGCTTCATGTCGCCTTCGCGCGGCAACATCGTGCTGAACGGCGAGACCATCTCCTCGCCGGAGCGCGTGGTGCCGCCGGAGCGCAGGCGCATGTCGATGATCTTCCAGAGCTACGCCATCTGGCCGAACATGACGGTCTGGCAGAACGTCGCCTTCGGCCTCGAACTGCGCAAGGTACCGGCCGCCGAGATGAAGCAGCGCATCGGGCACATGCTCGAAGTGGTGCACCTCGCTCCCTATGCCGATCGCTATCCGGCCGAGCTCTCGGGCGGCCAGCAGCAGCGCGTCGCATTGGCCCGTGCCATCGTGGTGAAGCCGGAAGTGCTGCTGCTCGACGAACCCCTGTCGAACCTCGACGCCAATCTGCGCGACGAGATGCGGATCGAGATCCGCCGCATGCACAATGAGTTCAAGATCACCACGGTCTATGTAACCCACGATCAGGGTGAGGCGATGGTCGCCTCCGACCGCATCGTGGTGATGAGCGGCGGGCATATCGAGCAGGTCGACACGCCGCAGCGCATCTACAGCGCGCCGGCGACACGCTTCGTCGCCAGCTTCATCGGCCGCACCAATTTCCTCACCGGCACGCTCAAGGACGGCAAGGTCGATTTCGGCGGCATTTCCGTGCCGGCGCCCTTGCTCGGCGGCGTGCCCGCGAGCGGCGGCAAGGTCGTGGTCTCGGCCCGCCCGCACAGCATCCGCCTCGGCGCCACCGAGCCGCAACCGGCATTGCCGGCCAGCATCGTGGCGGCGGGCGACATCGTCGAGCGCGCCTATTTCGGCGACCATTGGGACTATGCGGTCCGCCTTTCCGACCAACTCGTCATCACGGTTGCCAGCGAGCCATACGAAGCGCACGCCGTGGGCGAGCGCGTCTGGCTGACGCTCGATGCCGGCCAGATGTCGGTGATCCCCGAGACCTAA
- a CDS encoding FGGY-family carbohydrate kinase has product MQQAFIGVDVGTASARAGIFDSAGTLLATARRPIAVWHDAGDVVEQSSSDIWNACVQSVREAMQAAGVPASAIGGIGFDATCSLVALDRDARPLSVSASGDPERNVIVWMDHRATGQARRINETADDVLRYVGGVISPEMETPKLLWLKENLPASYNNAGHFFDLADFLSFRATGSTARSICTVTCKWTYLGHERRWSDEYFARIGLSELTADGHARIGSEIVEPGTALGRGLTEEAARELGLLPGTPVGASLIDAHAGGVGTIGGRIADSAPGDLQDRLAYIMGTSACIMATTAEPTFLPGIWGPYFSAMVPGLWLNEGGQSAAGAGIDHLVRSHPARAEAEAAAKAAGLGLLDFLEKRAVARFANPAEAARLAGGTHVLPEFLGNRSPYADPDARAVIAGLDLDDSIESLERLFVAGLCGLAYGLADVVDVMRARGISCEMMVMSGGASRSALVRQIMADTTGLTIALPATPEPVLLGAAMLGAVAAKSQNSLREAMSAMSGIGELTRPTSPEMASFHAAKRRVYALMQTVDRESRTLMHSVLQA; this is encoded by the coding sequence ATGCAGCAGGCCTTCATCGGGGTAGACGTCGGCACGGCGAGCGCGCGTGCCGGAATTTTCGATTCGGCCGGTACCCTGCTGGCCACGGCTCGGCGCCCCATCGCGGTCTGGCACGACGCCGGAGACGTGGTGGAGCAGTCCTCCTCCGACATATGGAACGCCTGCGTTCAGTCGGTCCGCGAGGCGATGCAGGCGGCGGGTGTGCCGGCATCCGCGATCGGCGGCATCGGCTTCGATGCCACCTGTTCTCTGGTCGCGCTTGATCGCGACGCCCGGCCGCTCTCGGTCAGCGCCTCCGGCGATCCGGAGCGCAATGTCATCGTCTGGATGGACCATCGCGCCACCGGGCAGGCACGGCGCATCAACGAGACTGCCGACGACGTGCTGCGCTATGTCGGCGGCGTCATTTCGCCGGAGATGGAGACGCCGAAGCTGCTCTGGCTGAAGGAAAATTTGCCGGCTAGCTACAACAATGCCGGCCATTTCTTCGATCTGGCGGACTTCCTGTCATTCCGCGCCACCGGCTCGACCGCGCGTTCCATCTGCACCGTCACCTGCAAATGGACCTATCTCGGCCATGAGCGGCGCTGGAGTGACGAATATTTCGCCCGCATCGGCCTTTCCGAGCTGACCGCCGATGGCCACGCCCGGATCGGTTCCGAGATCGTCGAACCTGGCACCGCGCTAGGGCGCGGGCTGACCGAGGAGGCGGCGCGCGAACTTGGCCTCCTGCCCGGAACGCCGGTCGGCGCCTCGCTGATCGACGCCCACGCCGGCGGCGTCGGCACCATTGGCGGGCGCATCGCCGACAGCGCGCCGGGCGATCTGCAGGACCGCCTCGCCTATATCATGGGTACCTCGGCCTGCATCATGGCGACCACTGCCGAGCCGACCTTCCTGCCCGGTATCTGGGGCCCGTACTTCTCGGCGATGGTACCGGGCCTCTGGCTGAACGAGGGCGGCCAGTCCGCCGCCGGTGCCGGCATCGATCATCTCGTGCGCTCGCATCCCGCCCGCGCGGAAGCGGAGGCGGCCGCGAAGGCGGCGGGGCTCGGCCTGCTCGATTTCCTGGAAAAGCGCGCGGTGGCGCGTTTCGCCAACCCGGCGGAAGCTGCGCGGCTCGCGGGCGGCACCCATGTGCTGCCGGAATTCCTCGGCAACCGCTCGCCCTATGCCGATCCCGACGCCCGCGCCGTGATCGCCGGCCTCGATCTCGACGACAGCATCGAGAGCCTTGAGCGGCTGTTCGTCGCGGGCCTGTGCGGCCTCGCCTACGGGCTGGCGGACGTGGTCGACGTGATGCGCGCGCGCGGCATTTCCTGCGAAATGATGGTGATGAGCGGCGGCGCCAGCCGCAGCGCGCTGGTCCGCCAGATCATGGCCGACACCACGGGACTGACCATCGCACTGCCGGCGACGCCGGAACCGGTGCTGCTCGGCGCCGCCATGCTCGGCGCGGTGGCCGCCAAGAGCCAAAACTCGCTTCGCGAGGCGATGTCCGCGATGTCCGGCATCGGCGAGCTGACCCGGCCGACTTCGCCGGAGATGGCGAGCTTCCATGCCGCCAAGCGCCGCGTCTATGCACTTATGCAGACCGTCGATCGCGAGAGCCGGACGCTGATGCATAGCGTCCTGCAGGCCTGA
- a CDS encoding quinone oxidoreductase, which produces MRAIVVPRLGGPEVLELREVADPVPAADQVVVALKYAGITFGDVYQREGTYRGGKPLGANDAPLPIGGEGVGTVVAVGANVTDLKVGDAVIYCENLGSYAERVAVPAWKVIKLPSDIDARDAAAMFGQGVTAHYLAYDTGKLAPGMSCLIHAAAGGVGHILVQLAKAKGAAVIGTAGSKEKADFVSSLGADKVILYRDTAFLPEVKAWGDGGGVDVVYDSVGQATIDDSIKATRVRGLCVLYGNSSGLVDTISPMDLAAAGSIYFTRPRLGHHVRNRAEIQRRADDLFQAMRDGKLKVALNKVFPLADAVEAHRLLGSRTGIGRILLEVA; this is translated from the coding sequence ATGCGCGCGATTGTCGTCCCCCGCCTGGGCGGTCCCGAAGTGCTCGAACTGCGTGAGGTCGCCGATCCGGTGCCGGCCGCCGACCAGGTGGTGGTTGCGCTCAAATATGCCGGCATCACGTTCGGCGACGTCTATCAGCGCGAGGGCACCTATCGCGGCGGCAAGCCACTCGGCGCCAATGATGCGCCGCTGCCGATCGGCGGCGAGGGCGTGGGCACGGTGGTCGCGGTCGGCGCCAACGTCACCGACCTCAAGGTCGGCGACGCCGTCATCTATTGCGAGAATCTCGGCTCCTATGCCGAGCGTGTCGCGGTGCCGGCCTGGAAGGTGATCAAGCTGCCGTCCGACATCGATGCGCGCGACGCGGCCGCGATGTTCGGCCAGGGCGTGACCGCGCACTACCTCGCTTATGACACCGGAAAGCTGGCACCCGGCATGAGCTGCCTCATCCATGCCGCGGCCGGCGGCGTCGGCCACATCCTGGTGCAACTCGCCAAGGCGAAGGGCGCAGCGGTGATCGGCACGGCCGGAAGCAAGGAGAAGGCGGATTTCGTGTCGTCGCTCGGCGCCGACAAGGTGATCCTCTATCGCGACACCGCTTTCCTTCCCGAGGTCAAGGCGTGGGGCGACGGCGGCGGCGTCGACGTGGTCTATGACTCGGTCGGCCAGGCCACCATCGACGACAGCATCAAGGCGACGCGGGTGCGCGGCCTCTGCGTGCTCTATGGCAACTCGTCCGGGCTGGTCGACACCATCTCGCCGATGGACCTCGCCGCGGCGGGCTCGATCTATTTCACCCGCCCGCGTCTCGGCCATCATGTCCGCAACCGGGCGGAGATCCAGCGCCGCGCCGACGACCTGTTCCAGGCGATGCGCGACGGCAAGCTCAAGGTCGCGCTCAACAAGGTGTTCCCGCTGGCGGACGCCGTGGAGGCGCACCGCTTGCTCGGCTCGCGTACCGGCATCGGCCGCATCCTGCTCGAAGTCGCCTGA
- a CDS encoding glycerol dehydrogenase, translating to MTGSVRIFGSPHRYVQGPGAIEALPALTAELGGRPVLVTDAPVWALLRERVEAAYGAQTPPLVLADPEITYATIKTAGEAARQHGPTVVIGAGGGKALDIAKGVAHALRIPVITVPTIASTDAPTSKVYVVYNEAHELVGVEHMPGNPAAVVVDTTLIAKAPLRFLLAGIGDAIAKKFEAEASFNAGAANMHRTRPLLSALVLAESCYQTLRHDGEAAVAAARSGAVTSELENVVEAGILMAGLAFENSGLSFAHAMTRGLSAAPMTARTLHGEQVAYALLVQLVLEQRTDGIVADLLGFYRRIGLPTNLRELSGAAFDEAQAGLMAERTMEAPHTQKMPYPVTAETIVAAMLTLEDPTP from the coding sequence ATGACGGGCTCGGTCCGGATCTTCGGTTCACCGCATCGCTATGTGCAGGGTCCCGGCGCCATCGAGGCGCTGCCGGCGCTTACCGCCGAGCTTGGCGGGCGCCCGGTGCTGGTCACCGACGCGCCAGTCTGGGCGCTGCTGCGCGAACGCGTGGAGGCGGCCTATGGTGCGCAGACGCCGCCTCTGGTGCTGGCCGATCCGGAGATCACTTACGCGACCATCAAGACCGCCGGCGAGGCGGCCCGCCAGCATGGCCCGACCGTGGTGATCGGTGCCGGTGGCGGCAAGGCGCTCGACATCGCCAAGGGCGTCGCGCACGCGCTTCGTATTCCTGTGATCACGGTGCCGACCATCGCCTCGACCGACGCGCCGACCAGCAAGGTCTATGTCGTCTATAATGAGGCCCATGAACTGGTCGGGGTCGAGCACATGCCGGGCAATCCGGCCGCAGTCGTGGTCGACACCACGCTCATCGCCAAGGCGCCGCTGCGCTTCCTGCTCGCCGGTATCGGCGATGCCATCGCCAAGAAGTTCGAGGCGGAAGCCTCGTTCAATGCCGGTGCCGCCAACATGCACCGGACCCGCCCGCTGCTGAGCGCGCTCGTGCTTGCCGAGAGCTGCTACCAGACCCTGCGTCATGACGGCGAGGCGGCTGTGGCCGCGGCCCGCAGTGGCGCGGTCACGTCCGAGCTGGAGAATGTGGTCGAGGCCGGCATATTGATGGCGGGCCTCGCCTTTGAAAACAGCGGCCTGTCCTTCGCCCATGCCATGACCCGCGGCCTCAGCGCGGCGCCGATGACCGCCCGCACTCTGCATGGCGAGCAGGTGGCCTATGCCCTGCTGGTCCAGCTGGTACTGGAGCAGCGCACCGATGGCATCGTTGCCGATTTGCTCGGCTTCTACCGCCGCATCGGCCTGCCCACCAATCTGCGCGAATTGTCCGGCGCTGCCTTTGACGAGGCGCAGGCCGGCCTCATGGCCGAGCGCACCATGGAAGCCCCGCACACCCAGAAGATGCCTTACCCGGTGACGGCCGAGACCATCGTGGCGGCCATGCTGACGCTGGAAGACCCGACACCCTGA
- a CDS encoding carbohydrate kinase — protein sequence MLLSCGDALIDFMPVKAADGRDAYVTAVGGSCLNVAVAMARLDAPAGLVGGVSTDLFGTMIADHAAGSNVDLTYAVRSARETTLAFVRFVNNEPHYAFYDESTAARHWTYTPGSIPFAAIDAVHVGSTTLIHDPTSAQTLALVDDAQRSTTISFDPNCRPGLVRDKADYVRRMEAFAARANIVRMSDVDFEFLYGDAAHDDKASALLAGGAALVVLTRGGQGVVAWHRTAGRIEVAAPPVRLVDTIGAGDSFQGALLAALRELGRIEARALAALDADELRRALTFAVTCAAITCSRVGADPPRRAEVDFQLV from the coding sequence ATGCTGCTGAGCTGCGGCGATGCCCTGATCGATTTCATGCCGGTGAAGGCGGCGGATGGCCGCGACGCCTATGTCACCGCGGTCGGCGGTTCCTGCCTCAATGTCGCGGTGGCGATGGCGCGGCTCGATGCCCCGGCGGGGCTGGTCGGCGGTGTGTCGACCGACCTGTTCGGCACCATGATCGCCGACCATGCGGCGGGCTCCAATGTCGATCTCACCTATGCGGTGCGCAGCGCCCGCGAGACCACGCTGGCCTTTGTGCGCTTCGTGAACAATGAGCCGCACTACGCCTTCTATGACGAGAGCACGGCGGCGCGGCACTGGACCTACACGCCCGGCAGCATCCCGTTCGCCGCCATTGACGCGGTGCATGTCGGCTCGACCACGCTGATCCATGATCCGACCTCGGCGCAGACTTTGGCGCTGGTGGACGACGCACAGCGCTCCACCACCATCTCGTTCGATCCGAACTGCCGTCCGGGGCTGGTGCGCGACAAGGCGGACTATGTGCGCCGCATGGAGGCGTTCGCCGCGCGGGCCAATATCGTGCGCATGTCGGACGTCGATTTCGAGTTCCTCTATGGCGACGCGGCTCATGACGACAAGGCGTCCGCGCTGCTCGCCGGGGGCGCAGCGCTCGTGGTGCTGACGCGCGGCGGGCAAGGCGTCGTCGCGTGGCATCGCACCGCGGGGAGGATCGAGGTCGCGGCGCCGCCGGTCCGCCTCGTCGACACCATCGGTGCCGGGGACAGCTTCCAGGGCGCGCTGCTGGCCGCTTTGCGTGAACTCGGCCGCATCGAGGCGCGTGCGCTGGCGGCGCTGGACGCGGACGAGTTGCGCCGCGCCTTGACCTTCGCCGTGACCTGCGCCGCCATCACCTGCAGCCGCGTCGGCGCCGACCCGCCGCGCCGGGCAGAGGTCGATTTCCAGTTGGTGTAG
- a CDS encoding iron ABC transporter permease, which translates to MPNRFRWNSADNAFRSSGSIVWFTIAAALLLLVVNPLWQLFSISFSDPTSGGWTLENYIEAFSRARYLRAFLNSLMLGIIVAALCVAFGVPIAWAVSRTDMPAKGIVRTLVLAAFITPPFLGATSWILLAGPNAGWLNRAYIALTGAETGIFNIYSLTGLAFVIALYSFPYVFVFTSAALDVVSSEMEDAANIMGANRWRTTFKVTLPLVLPAILSAVIITFLEAVSIISSTIMVALPARINLIPLQLYQFFGYPLRLEVAAAYAMPLLLVTIGLFALQKVLLGRKGYVTMTGKGGERRPIELGLYKWLALGYSLLVLSLAVILPYMVLLQAALSKAWARGIGTDNLTLVNFRYLLFENAHAPRSILNTFVYSAASATIAVGLALAIAYIVSRKLLPFANVLSVAALTPFVIPGLVLAIGFYAAYAPPPFALAGTGAILILAFTTRFLPVAYANTSAAIGGVNRELEDAVRILGGSRFLAIRRVMTPLLKKSLMGAWLLVFIISAREVSTALFLYGPDTRTMSVLFFDLTEGGRFEQLCALGIILLLTVLVFVIAGQLLIGRDFMLRRGR; encoded by the coding sequence ATGCCCAACCGGTTCAGATGGAATTCCGCCGACAATGCGTTCCGCAGCAGCGGCAGCATCGTCTGGTTCACCATCGCCGCCGCGCTGCTGCTGCTGGTCGTCAACCCGCTCTGGCAGCTGTTCTCGATCAGCTTCTCCGATCCGACGTCCGGCGGCTGGACCCTCGAAAACTATATCGAGGCGTTCAGCCGCGCCCGCTATTTGCGGGCCTTCCTCAATTCGCTGATGCTGGGCATCATCGTTGCCGCGCTGTGCGTGGCGTTCGGCGTGCCGATCGCCTGGGCGGTGTCGCGCACCGACATGCCCGCCAAGGGCATCGTCCGCACTCTCGTGCTTGCCGCCTTCATCACCCCGCCCTTCCTCGGAGCCACCAGTTGGATCCTGCTCGCCGGGCCCAATGCCGGCTGGCTGAACCGCGCCTACATCGCGCTCACCGGCGCGGAGACCGGCATCTTCAACATCTATTCGCTGACCGGGCTCGCCTTCGTCATCGCGCTCTATTCGTTCCCCTATGTCTTCGTCTTCACCAGCGCCGCGCTCGATGTGGTGTCGAGCGAGATGGAAGACGCCGCCAACATCATGGGCGCGAACCGCTGGCGCACCACCTTCAAGGTGACGCTGCCGCTGGTGCTGCCGGCGATCCTCTCGGCGGTGATCATCACCTTCCTCGAAGCCGTCTCGATCATCAGCTCCACCATCATGGTGGCGCTGCCGGCACGCATCAATCTGATCCCGCTGCAGCTCTACCAGTTCTTCGGCTATCCGCTGCGCCTCGAAGTGGCAGCGGCCTATGCGATGCCGCTGTTGCTGGTCACCATCGGGCTGTTCGCGCTGCAGAAGGTGCTGCTCGGCCGCAAGGGCTATGTGACGATGACCGGCAAGGGCGGCGAGCGCCGGCCGATCGAGCTCGGCCTCTATAAATGGCTGGCGCTCGGTTATTCCCTGCTGGTGCTCTCGCTCGCGGTGATCCTGCCTTACATGGTGCTGCTGCAGGCGGCGCTGTCGAAGGCCTGGGCGCGCGGCATCGGTACCGACAACCTGACGCTGGTGAACTTCCGGTATCTGCTGTTCGAGAATGCGCACGCGCCGCGCTCGATCCTCAACACCTTCGTTTATTCGGCAGCCTCCGCCACCATTGCCGTCGGCCTGGCGCTGGCCATTGCCTATATCGTCAGCCGCAAGCTGCTGCCGTTCGCCAATGTGCTCAGCGTCGCCGCGCTCACGCCCTTCGTCATTCCCGGCCTGGTGCTCGCCATCGGCTTCTACGCCGCCTATGCGCCGCCCCCCTTCGCGCTGGCCGGCACCGGGGCGATCCTGATCCTCGCCTTCACCACGCGCTTCCTGCCCGTCGCCTATGCCAACACCAGCGCGGCGATCGGTGGGGTCAATCGCGAGCTGGAGGATGCGGTGCGCATTCTCGGCGGCAGCCGCTTTCTCGCCATCCGCCGGGTGATGACGCCGCTGTTGAAGAAGAGCCTGATGGGCGCCTGGCTGCTGGTCTTCATCATCTCGGCCCGCGAGGTCAGCACCGCGCTGTTCCTCTATGGCCCCGACACCCGGACCATGTCCGTGCTGTTCTTCGATCTCACCGAAGGCGGACGCTTCGAGCAGCTCTGCGCGCTCGGCATCATTCTTCTTCTCACCGTTCTCGTCTTCGTCATCGCAGGCCAGCTCCTGATCGGGCGGGACTTCATGCTGCGACGCGGAAGGTAA